Proteins from a single region of Macrobrachium nipponense isolate FS-2020 chromosome 11, ASM1510439v2, whole genome shotgun sequence:
- the LOC135206070 gene encoding murinoglobulin-2-like codes for MDLVDEPEEGFYHIRLKTGEGNSKTRNFKVGEYVLPRFDVNIKTPPYVLSTDATFKFSVCATYTYGQPVKGSVTVKINNGEDRLCRSDITRRQNITGCQDFEFTTEEMQVIDCHVNYMPVEVTFEEEGTGVQRSAVSSVSITRNPVDLRELYVDNYMKPNLPFTVKVRAEQPDGAPASGVQLEVCAAGKCKNMTTPDDGVITAVLPNYKSNRIFMKTLNYRADLEAASFSKNVEHFYSPSNSSILIFSPEEELKCSPNKSLEHSLTLLFAASQPSAKITVQVISRGQIQHTSTKEYQLTPSELPFSEEHLVEPLQASPDGKVTGVLNIPLALPHSISPTAMILAWYTREDGEVVSDARQIKIEKCLRNSADIEWKVKKAQPGDVTSLSLSSKPNSVCGLGVVDRSTILLSQASDKISLESLFSFFRRIQYQFLRQSPN; via the exons ATGGATCTTGTTGATGAGCCGGAAGAG GGGTTCTACCACATCCGACTGAAGACAGGCGAGGGCAATTCCAAAACGCGGAATTTCAAAGTTGGAGAATATGTGCTGCCCAGGTTCGATGTAAATATCAAGACTCCTCCTTATGTCTTGTCTACAGATGCAACATTCAAGTTCAGCGTCTGCGCCAC ATACACTTATGGTCAGCCAGTGAAGGGCAGTGTTACCGTGAAAATCAACAATGGAGAAGATCGGCTTTGCCGCTCTGATATTACACGGCGTCAGAAC ATCACAGGTTGCCAGGATTTTGAATTCACCACTGAAGAGATGCAAGTGATTGATTGCCATGTTAATTACATGCCTGTAGAAGTTACCTTTGAGGAGGAGGGTACAGGTGTCCAAAGGTCTGCAGTTTCTTCTGTATCCATAACAAGAAATCCTGTTGATCTGAGGGAGCTTTATGTTGACAACTATATGAAGCCTAACCTCCCATTTACTGTTAAG GTCAGAGCAGAACAGCCTGATGGTGCTCCAGCCAGTGGTGTACAACTAGAGGTGTGTGCGGCTGGAAAATGCAAAAACATGACAACACCTGATGATGGAGTTATCACTGCAGTTCTTCCCAATTATAAGTCAAACAGGATATTT ATGAAAACACTCAACTACCGTGCTGACCTGGAGGCTGCTTCGTTCTCAAAGAATGTGGAACATTTCTATTCGCCTTCCAATTCATCAATATTAATCTTTTCCCCGGAGGAGGAGCTTAAATGCTCTCCAAATAAGTCTTTGGAacattctttgacattgttgttcGCAGCCAGCCAGCCATCTGCAAAGATAACTGTCCAG GTTATTTCTCGAGGACAAATTCAACACACCAGTACAAAAGAGTATCAGCTGACGCCCAGCGAATTGCCCTTCAGTGAAGAACACCTGGTGGAGCCTCTGCAAGCTTCACCGGACGGGAAAGTCACCGGCGTCCTGAACATTCCATTGGCTCTTCCTCACAGCATCTCCCCGACAGCCATG ATCCTAGCCTGGTACACAAGGGAAGATGGTGAGGTGGTTTCTGATGCAAGGCAAATTAAGATCGAGAAATGTTTAAGGAATTCTGCCGACATCGAGTGGAAGGTCAAGAAGGCTCAACCAGGAGATgttacctctctttctctgtcatcTAAACCAAATTCAGTTTGTGGGCTAG GTGTTGTTGACAGAAGCACCATTTTGCTCTCCCAGGCATCTGACAAGATCTCATTAGAAAGTTTATTCAGCTTCTTTAGACGAATTCAATATCAATTCCTACGTCAATCGCCAAACTAA